The nucleotide sequence TTAGACTTTTTTAGACTTTGTTTTTCTGACTGAGATAATTGTTTGATCTCAAATCCTATATTATTGTTGCTACATCTGATCTCTCTCTTGattcttattaataattattttcttaaaaacaaCTTGTTTCTAAATATGTTTACTACTGGTCTTAGGTTGTTTGGAGTATCTGCTTCACATGtctctgtgtatgagctgttattAATGACGCAATAACATATttgaacaagcacattaatatgaaCCTGCAACGTCGTGtgttgttattggaaaataatgcTTATCTTCTGACTTATCAGGTTCACTTCTGTAACATGAAATAATATATCTTCACTTATATGTCTTGtaataactgtttattttttaaagtaggTATGTGTAAGGCAGGTCAACAGACTCTGAATAATCTAATTAAAGCAATTAAAGGTTTAGTTCTGGGTAAATTTTTAATGTTACACATATATAACATAATGTACATAAGAGTGTTATAATAAAATCTTTAACCATTTGAATCGTTATGTGTATTTCAGGTGAATCTCCTCCAGTGTCTCTGATCATCAGTCCGAgcagaactcaacactttactgctgactctctctcactgagctgtgaggaccagagtgactctactggatggacagtgagaagatacagatacagtgagGAATTGTTCAATTGTTCATCAGTTTcaggatctacatgtaacatcagctccctctctacatcacacactggagtttactggtgtCAGTCTGAATCTGGAGGACGCAGTAATTCTGTCAACATCACAGTGCACTGTGAGTCTTCAATGTTCTCATCTGTAACAGATTTACAATATACAGGACTAGAGATTACACTTTTAAACTCTACtgaatcagtgtaaagaaatgatcaTTGTGCTACATTCTCTCTGATAATCAATAAAACCAATAAAATTGAATAGGATTTTAGTAAACTAAcctgtgatgtggtgtgatccAGCTCAACATCAGTaaagaataatatatatatatatatatatatatatatatatatatacacacatatactttcTATATACTTTCCTGTTTCACCAAGACTGTGTTTGAACAGAAAGGCATTATAACAAATCAAATTGAAATATTGACATAAACATGTGATGTACAGTCAGATTCAGGATTTAAGCCACTCTATGGTATTTTTGCATGTACGGTAGGTTATGTGTCTTCATCTGAATCTTGTATTTATTAGGGCCTTGTACTACTTTTcacaatattataattaatattttattccttatcaGGTCCATTGCAAGCTTCAAGTTCAGTGCTCAGACTGATCAGTAGTCTAGTGACGGTTTCTGTGTATCTGCTGCTGACCATCGTTGTGGCAGTGAAATGTTTCAGAGCTCGAGGTAAAAACATTTTCAGTCCATTTGTTCCtttcacagaataaacacactgacatgtAGTAACAGGAGAAGTAGaaacatttccacaatataCACTTTAGTTACAGTATTAAAGCTCTAAAATGCAGTTatagtccatccatccaaatagggtcacgggggtctgctggagcctatcccagtgcacatagggcaaaaggcagtGGTACAGGGTGGACAGGTAGCCAGTctatcgcagggccacatatagacagacaaccatgcactctcactcctatgggcaatttagaattaccaaacaACCTAATGTAcctgtttttggactgtgggaggaaactggagtacccggtacggggagaacatgcaaactccacacagaaaggccttGGCCTGTACGAACCCgggacccaggaccttcttgctgtgaggcaacagtgctaaccactaagccaccgtgctacCCACAGTTACAATCATGATTACATAATTAAATGAGAGGATGTTAATGTGGTTGTAGGAAACCACTGCAAATTAGTTTTATGTAATTAATGATCATTATTTTTGAACACAAGCACTTGTAGTTGCTTTCTTTAGGCGCTTTCATGAAAATTCAAAACACAAATCATTAGGAattatatcaaattccatttccatttgtccataaatacttttttctttatctGACAGTTCAGATGGATGAAGACAACACCCAGAATGCTGTTATAGAGGAGcgaacacaaaaaaaatcagattttgtGATTGTGAAATAATTTTGATTTCTTACTTTTGAAAATTTACTAccagctgtttttatttctgaaggTTACTCACCTCCTCTTGGGGTCAGGACTTATATTAATGCAGTGTACAGTAGAATGAACTAGATATTAAGaccacatcattttttttttactaaataacTTCATGTCTACTGTCCatatagttttatatttctTCATATAACtggataaaatattttatacatttattattaccATTTTGTAAAGATGTCAttgacatacagtacatcatataTGTATATTGTTAAATGTATCATGTGCTACAAATGTTTGAGGgccactgaccatcacacccatctgTGCTTGCTGAACATCCTGTTCCTTgttataataatgttaaaaaaaagtctccattcttctgagaaggctttccactagattttgaagAATGGcggtggggatttgtgttcattcagctacaagagcattagtgaggtcagacactgatcacaggtcaggtgaggaggtttattattagtttatcattatattcattcattcattgtctcccgcttatctgGAGCCGGGTcacgggggcagcagtctaagcagggatgcccagataTCCCTCTCCCTAGACACTTTCTCCAActcttccgggggaattccaagACGTTCCCAGGTCAGATGTTTATCATTATAGTTTATGATTAATCTAAATGGTTCGGCCAAAAAACAATCAACTATTTATAGTATGTATCTGGACTTTTTTTTAAGCATGTGTTGGAAAGAAAACACACCCTGTCCTCCTCAATAAAGTCACCCTCACACATTTCTGTTAATAGTCAATAATCAATAGCTTTTTATCAacaacaattaattaattaattaattagctagttaaattaaattaaataaatcactgaaaaTGTGTTGGAAAGTGACTCAGTGCTTCAGTCTTTGCATTGATCAGAatgttgtgagtttaaatcgcAGCACCTTGAGCAAaactcttaaccctcaactgctcttCTGTATCATGTCTCAGATGTAAGTTGTCagcaaatgtaaaatgtaaatgtttgatatttaaaaaaaatgtaatatacaaaaacatttccaaaaGCAATACCAGAAGCTTAACTATAAACCAGTCTGGGTCTTTTCAAAAGGCTCCAATAttgtagtatatagtatattaaaGTAATGAATTTCTTttggctttcttttttttttcttttaagaaaatgcatttaaaagttTACTGAATAAAGAATATACAATTGAAACTGTTTTCCGTATGGAATTCTGATTGTCTTAGATTACTTTTCTTATTTAACTAATTTTAATTGGTTTAAAGTGCTACTTTTACAGCACACTGCAAAAGCAACtggtgcctgtgtgtgtttgtctgtgtgtgtgtgtgtgtgtgtgttaaacctcACACAGGTTCTGAAGATGAGCTGTTAAATATACAGTACTTTGCCTCGTTGTGTGTCATTAATATGTTCAACCGCAAGATGTCGCTGTTGAGTAGAGTTTCTAAAACCTGAACCGTTTTTCTAGAGAGTCGGTTCAAATACGTCTATTTGCCGGGAGGTTTAAAGTTTAAAGGTTTAGACTAGTTTATTTTTTGCGTTAAATGTTAAACTACAACTTTGTAAAAATGTGatatagatttatttaaaagcagTGATTAATGAAGCAGGTCTTTTAACAACCACGGCAGAAGAAACTGCATTGTGACCATATACGGGGTTTTACGGTAACCATCAAGACTCCAAGACCAACTGaagtgctttattttcttttacttgAGAGACCATGGattataattttttctttctctcgttttctcgtgatcactacttaattttcatgtgtgtttggaaTAAGAACATGAAACATGTTTCACTCACTTTCTTATCtagagtgaataaataaataactcagaCAACTACAATGTTCCGTGACTCCACATTTACTGAACAGCACTCGCTCAGTCACATCACTCGGTGTTACATTTAAAAAGGTCCGTGCAACCTGAATTAAATAAGAAACACATTGCTacatctttccttttttccctcaAAATATAAACTTGCTTATTTATCTCTATATGTGAACACAGTGAATTGAATGTTTCAAAGCACCTTCTtttcccccttctctctttAATTTTCTGTATAAAATGTAATCTGCCCAAAACCCAAAATATTGTGACTAATATCAAGGACAGAGTTTGAAAAATCACTGTGTTTAACTAAGTTAGATAGTCCTTCAAATACTCAGGTCTAACACTAATCTGGCCTGCTCTGCTAGTGACAATTGGTTTTGTGTCACTATTTGACTGAGCACATTGCTCCCTTTGTCTGATGTTATTAGCAGACAGTCTCTCTTTGGAGGCCTGGTCATGGTGACCAGTGTGTTTGACCTTTTCTTCCTCCTTAGGACACAACCACTGTCCAGTTCAACCTTCTATGAACGTTTATTGACAGATTCCAACACTGTTGCTTTCTGCTAATTTTTTTGCGACTGTCCTGGTTGAACTCTCACTTTATTACCTGGTTTCGAAATCTTCATGTCTTTTCAGTGGTTAAGTGGAACACTCCTACGGTTTAATTGTTGCTTCAGAGATGTTATGAAGTTTGGtgggaaatgtaaatgttctaattttctctttctctgtgtgtgtgtgtgtgtgtgaaagagagagagagagagagagagagagagagtgtgcataGGCTCTTCACTCCACAAGACGTCTCAATCTCCATTTCTAAGAAAATCACAGTCAGTAATTTCTGTATGTcgaaaaaattaaacaattttctgcttttatttaaattgagcTTGAATGCTGTGGTTATGCATCACAAGCGTGATATTAAATGTGATGACATGAAAATGatgttaaaaataaagttaaaactGGGGTCACatttgaaattaaataaaccatgtgacaaaaacacatgaaaatgagtagctcttgtggggggaaaacaggaaaataaacaaatcacattTGTGCAGAGGAGGAAATGATGTGAAAATGTGCATGTGTGGATAAAATTccacttcagtgtgtgttatgtgtagaaTCTAATATCTATCATTTGTGTGTTGGTTTGGGGCATTTACTTTCTGAGGAGGTGAAAAGTTAATACTATACTTTCAGGAATCATTTCTAAATTCTTTAACTAGGAAATGTGATTCAATTGCATTGTTGCTGTCTAATCAAAACATGGAgagctgtgattttttttgtttgtttttagagcATGAACCAGATTTTTGTTAATGGGTTTCAACTGATGATGACTGCTTGTTACTTTCTCTGAAGTTTGAGAATGAAAGTACATGATCAGAGTGATCACTGCAAAAGTATTTCGTAAGTTATGACCATAACTATGGATCTATGAGACCGAACAATGATCGTCACCATGATCTCATTCTGAATGAATTCCATCCTTCCGCTTATCCTCGAGACCTAATAACAACAATGTCAGGTGACTGACCTTAGGGGTTGGCTGTTATATAACATCCGGGTGGACCAACTACTTCCTCCTGCCTGGAACGCCTTAGCTTGTCCCAAGTGACAAGAGATGGTGATGGTATCGTTTGGTCTCATAGATCCATAGTTATGGACATAACTTACAATCTATTTCAACCTCACTCAGACCGTCACCACAGTCACATTCTGGATGACTAGTACCAACAGAGTCACGTGGGACCCACATCACTTCCCTTCTCCGGTAACTTAACAGTGGATAAGACAGCAGACCCCAAAGAGTTTGGATTCGTAACATTAATCCTATAAAATCTTGTAAATGTGCACAGGGTGCTCCAAGAGGCCACGGCACATATGTCTGAAACTGCTATCCCCTTAAGCACTGCCCAAGAGGTGGCCATACTCCTGTTAGAATGGGCAACTAGATCACCAGAAATAGGAATATCTTGACTGGAATATGCTTGTGAAATTGTATCCAATATCCAGTGAGATAAACATTGCTTAGACACATGCTTGCCTGCACACTTCTTGTCAAAACATACAAAtagttgtgtatgtgaccgttGCAATGGACAAGGACATTccatgtatgtatgcagtgatCTGACAGGAGATAGAAGAAGAGCTATCCAACCCAGTACCTGACCAAGGGGGTCTGGGTGAAAAGCATCAAGCTCAATCACCTGATTTATTGTACCAGGCCTAGGGACCTTGGGTAGGAATAACGGATTTGGCCAAAGAAAAACCCCAGCATTTTCTGCCTTCCATCTTAGACAGTCTTCACTGACTGATAAAGAGTGCAATTCACTAACCCTCTTGGTTGAACATATGGCCAGGAGGAAGACAGTTTTCCATGTCAGGAACTTTAGATGAGCCTTATCTAAAGGTTCAAAAGGTGTTTTGACCAGTGAATGCAAAACAATAGTAAGATCCCAAGCGGGTGACCTCATAATCTTCCCTGGGCATAAGCAGTGTGTCATAATCTTCTCTTAAGGAATTGAGACACTAGAGAGTGTTTGCCAACACTTTTACAGTGCTAACCAATTTCCTGGAATCCAACAACATCTGAAGGAAATGGAGAACAAAGCTAGTGTCACAATTGGTAACGTCTATCTGATGGTCTCGACACCATGCTAAGAATATTCGCCACTTGCTCGATTAATTACTCCAAGTAGAGGGTGCCTTAGAGCTATTTATTGTCCTCAGTACCGCTTCATCTAAGTCCAAGTTAGGGAGGGGCTGAGCAGAGGCCATACCCACAATCGTAGAATTTCTGGCTTTGGGTGCCAAATTTGTCCCTCTGCCTGAGACAGGAGATCGTCTCTCCTCGGTAGCTGCCAAGGGTGACCTTGGACCAAATGTACAAGTGCTAGGAACCAGAGTTTCTTTGGCCATCTTGGGGCCACAAGCAAGACTTTGTGATGACCCAGTGCTACCCTCTTGAGCACTAAGGGAACCAAAGGTAAAGGGGGAAAAGCATACAACAACTCTTCCTCAACAACTCTTACTCTTGAGATTATTCTTGCATCTATCCCCAAGGGATCTCCCTGGTTGCTCAGGGAATACCATTGATTGCAATAAATTGTCTCTGCTGTTGCAAACAGATCGGTCTTCGCCGTACTGAACTGTCCCCATATGAATCTTACCACTTTCCCGGAAGCGGTCCAGTTCGAGACAGCAGGTCCGCTGCTTTGTTCGCCACTCCCGGTATGTACACTGCTTTGAAAGACAGTAGTTTCAAAGACGACCAAGAAAGTAGTTTCTTTGTCACCTGGTGGCATTGTGCTGATCTGGTGCCACCCTGGTGATTGATGTGATACACTGTAGACATATTGTCCGTCCTTATCAAAACATGCCTGTTTTGCAATAACAGGAGAAAAGCCCTCAGAGAGAGGTAGATTGCCTTGAGCTCCAGCACATTGATGTGCTCTGAGGTCTGAGGCTCCCAGACACCTCTGACAGATCTGCCTTCCCGAACTGCTCCCCATCCCATCAGAGAGGCGTCTATTGTTATCACAGGCCGTCTCACTGGGATGTTCCCTAAAGGGGTCCCATGTGACAGTAACCTTCTTGTTCTTCCAAGGGTGTAACATCTGGcactgcatgaaaaggcagATTTTCATCCCCGTGAATGCCTGATGACCTCTCTAATCACCGGCAGTTATCGACAGTTCACAGCCTGGGAAGTTCCTGTTCGCGAGTGACAGAAACAGTCGTTATCATACCAGGGGGTGATAACAGTCGTTATCAtaccctaactctaaccctagggagggaggtgtgtgtggaggtacaaGGTGTGAAATGTGAATTAGCATATGAATGAAACCACCTTGAATGTTCTACAGTACCTACTGGATGAAAGCACAATTTACAAAACAGAAAGAtcacctgtgattggctgagacatGTGTTGCTATTGGTCAGTCTGGGCAATTATAATATTTTGAGTAAACCCCtcccttttatatatatataaaatttatatttatttattatattaatctataaagatatattataacaatataggTGTCAAAGGCTAATAGTAAATATTAGGAAAACAGACATTTGGGAGAAACATGttgataaaatgttttattaaatagacatatgaaatataaatacacaaaaactaGCCAGAGATTATTGTCATGGCATCACGTTTGGCATCAAATGTCTTTTTGCTGCCTCGGGGTTGTAGGTATGCGATGGCGTTCTGTTAGACGTCAGCGCAGTTCACAGATGCCGGTGATGCAGTGCTGCATACTTTGGACTGGCTTCTAGTCTCGTCTGCAGCTTAACACACAGATTGCTGAGCTCCTGGCTGCAGATTGATGGAGGTCTCACAATCCACCCCGAGACTCCATCAACGGCACCGTCTTCTTCATCTGACATCATGTCAGCGGTGATTCCCCTCCAGAAGTCCATTTCGTCCACAGCCAGGACACTTTGCCTCGCCTCCAAGAGCTGAAAACACAATTGTT is from Hemibagrus wyckioides isolate EC202008001 linkage group LG07, SWU_Hwy_1.0, whole genome shotgun sequence and encodes:
- the LOC131356503 gene encoding uncharacterized protein C14orf93 homolog, with the translated sequence MKAWIKMTLLTMHRNFRYSQPDLANVAAANMTSTQSCQRRKRLLEARQSVLAVDEMDFWRGITADMMSDEEDGAVDGVSGWIVRPPSICSQELSNLCVKLQTRLEASPKYAALHHRHL